Sequence from the Dethiosulfovibrio faecalis genome:
CAGTTGGTAGAGCAGCTGATTTGTAATCAGCAGGTCACCAGTTCGAGTCTGGTTGCCGGCTCCAGATACCAATTACGTGGTAGTGTGGCCGAGTGGTCAAAGGCAGCAGACTGTAAATCTGCCGGCTTTCGCCTACGGTGGTTCGAATCCACCCGCTACCACCATTTAGATTTTTTTGATGCCGACTTAGCTCAGTAGGTAGAGCACATCCATGGTAAGGATGGGGTCCCCGGTTCGAGTCCGGGAGTCGGCTCCAGAGGTTCCAGGGGCTCGGATTTTTCGTCCGGGCCCCTTGTTTTTTCTGCCCCCCTTGACATCATGGTCAGTTATATCGTATCTTTTCGCATTGGGATCGTTCGTAACCGGCTGCGGCCAGCTATAGACCGTGGCTTTTTTGGCCGTTACGGTATAGGATAATCTCGAAGGTATGGTACAATCTCATATGCTGGATGGAAAATAAAGCACGTCCCGCTAGGGGCGCACTTAGTAAATGGGGAGGTCTTACTACCATGGCAAAAGAGAAATTTGAAAGGACAAAACCGCATCTGAACATAGGGACCATCGGTCACATCGACCACGGCAAGACGACCTTGACGGCGGCTAT
This genomic interval carries:
- a CDS encoding GTP-binding protein, producing MAKEKFERTKPHLNIGTIGHIDHGKTTLTAA